The DNA region GTTtccctatttcatttttttttcttatggtTTGGAATGACTAGCAAATTCgcaattttatttaaaagtgtGTATGGGATAAACTCTATATTGTGACTTTACctgacaaaaaattaaaaaggagaTAAACCAAATAGACTATGTTGTCCAAAATCTATAGGTTAGGCTTAAACTAAGAAGGCAAATAGGTTGCTCTCAATAAGTGAACTTGTAACTTGACTTACCAAGCTAATTTTAACTAACTTGACTGGAGATATTGtcttatttcatctttttttttcagTATAATGCCATTATTGTtgattttatagttttatttactattatttTCTATTAGGACCACCTCCATGGATGGAGAGCTAGACAGCTTGGCTCGCAAGATTCAACCACTGCGAAATCATCTCACGGATCAACTCTTCAAATGCTACAAAACACTAGGTTAATGCAGTAGAAATTCCTACAAAATacaatggatatatatatatatgctcaaatctGATTGCGCCTTCCCGTGCTatatacaccactagtgttaggAAAATGCAAAAcagtatatttgcatacctagtagtgtgttttttggtgatgcgtacctaaatACCTATTCGTGTGCACTTTAAGGCgcgaccatatatatatatatatattttgatggaaGACTAACAAAGACAGCAATGTTACAGATGTTATTGACAAGATTGAAGTGGTGGGGCGAACCTTGAAGACTAATGATATTGATAATATGAAAGTGCTTAAGTTGTTAGTTGGTGCCAGGGACGACAAGCAGACATCAATCTTTGACCTCTCCAGTGAAAAACAGGTCTGATTTTGAAGTTTTTGATGTTTTCTGTCATCATATATCCATATATTTGATCTATCCTCTGTGAGAAGCATATAAAACCATGCATTTATGTAATTAGGATGGCGTATTTTTTATTGTGCCCGCAAGGATAAATTGTGTATATTATACATTGGAATATGAGATTGTTTGCATTTATATACAAGTTTGTAGGTTTTCACCGAATGAGGCGTTATGAACATCACCGATCTTAGTGATGGAATAAATTAATCCTGGTGGCctgaattaattaaatcaataattaaaagaTAAACAGTAGAGACACAATATTGAGTGGAAAAGATAAATGTTTTGTCTCTTAATCGTCCCTGAGAAAAGGATGGGCGGTTATGCCCATCTTAACCACGTCTACGTACTCTACCGGGCCTCACCATCAGGTCTTGACCAGCCAATTCAAGGCCGAGCGAGCTCAGGGCTCGACCTAGGCCATCGGGGACCGAGCCTTGGGGTCAGCCTTGGCCTTCGGGGAACGGCTCGGCCTTGGAATCTCTGGGTCAGTTGGACCTGCCTTGTTCCGCCCCACCGAATCAGTTTGTTCCAGACCCGTCTTTAATATATCTGTCACCTAGATTTAAGTTCCATAGGTGTGACTTGTGTTGTTATGGTTGTGCCAGGTTAGCTTAGAAACTTTGAAGAACAAGACCGTGCTGCTGTTGATATTAAGCACAGACGACATTTTCTCGGAGAAGGAACTTCCTTTTCTCCAAGAATGGTACGCGAAATGCGATGAAGTCCAAAGGAGGCAGCATGCGATCATCTTGTTTCCCATTACACGAGGCCAAGCCAAGAAATNTCCATGATAAGTAAAATGTTTAGAGTGCCTAATTTCTACATGGTAGATGATCCTCCATCCGTAGATCCAACCGTCATTCGCGTCCTTAAAGAGAAATTCCTCATCAATTTCCAAGAAGGGCCGCCAATTGTAGTTGCAGTTGGCCCTTCAGGAAGAGTTGTCCATCCTAATGCATTGCCCATGATTTGGACATGGGGATCTAAGGCCTTTCCTCTTACATCCCAAAACGAGGAATCCCTCCGGAACACCGAGACATCCAAGAAGGTTGAGCTGCTCATAAAAGACCTCGACGACAAATTACTGAAAATGGTATGTTCGTCTCATCAtcttctaaactttttaaacataaatcttatattaaaatattaaatggtATATATGTTTGTCTGATTGGACACTGGCTATTTATCGGGGGAGGCTGATAAAGGCCAGTCAAGCACCCGGTggttaggggattgttgggtagAGATCTAAGGGCCTAACATCTCAAAAATATGTGACAGTATAAGAAAATTATGTGTAACGATATTAGCTAGCAAATAAAATTGCACATTCGCTACTAGCTACCACTTTTGGCATAAGTGGTAAGTAATTGATTTAACAAGTGATATTAGAGCTAGGTCACAGGTTCAAATAACATTTAAGACAAGTGGTTGGGCTCAAAAATGTGCGACAGTATacggaaataaagttgtgtcttcGCTACTAACTATAGCTTTTGACTTAAGTGGTAATAAGCTCTTGATTTATCAAGTAATATCATAGTCAAGTCAAGTCACGGATTCGAATAACATTTAAGGTAACTCTGGTTTGGTAGAAGTCGGAAGGCCAAGTCTAGTATCCGGTGGTGGTTAAGAAATGGTTAGACAGAGATGGGTAAAAAGTCAAGTCTTAGTCTAACACCTAACCTTTAAAAAATGTGTGAGGGTATAAGAAAATAGTGTCTTGGCGTGACTAGTAAGTGCTTATCCTGACACTTTCTTGGATATGATATTCACATACATACAGGTTCAAGAAGGGAAAAAGTCTATTTGCTTATACGGAGGGGATAACTTGGAGTGGATTATTCAGTTCGCCAGCAAAGCAAAAGAAGTTGTTAAATATACTTCCGTCTATGTGGAACTGGAGATGTTCTTTCTGGGGAAAAGCACAGACAGTGTGTCCAAAATGGAGATGATAATCCCATATATCTATTCAAATAGACTGGTTTCCGAATCTCCAAAGCTTTCCGGCGCCAAGGTGCTGTCATTCTGGGATAACCTCCAGCGCATGCTACTCTCCAGGGCGCAATATCTTAGCAAGAAAAACAGTACTAGTGTTTATGATGATGAAGTGCTGCAAGGGTTGGGGAAATTGTTGGACAAGAGTGGACGTGAAGGATGGGCGATGTTCATCAAAGGGAACCACATAGCTTTGATCGGAGACAAGGGTTTGAGCATGACCACCCTGAATGACTTTACAAAATGGAATAGAGATGTAGTAGAACTGAGAGGTTTCGAGGGAATATTGAAATATCTCTGGGAAAGCCTTGAAGCTGTTAGCCCTTCTGATCGCCCATGTTGCCACCTGCACTTCCAGCATGAATTGAGTGATGAGATGGTAGAGAACATCAAGTGTCCAGAGTGTCATCGGAGATTGGGGAAGTCCACTGCTTTCTTATGCCACAATTCCCCGATGAGTAAAATAGCTATGTACATGCCAAGATATATATGAGTATGATGGTGAAGAAATGTAATTGGctactaaactttaaaaaactctctatttgtgaaaataaaaataaaaatacaatttgcaCATGTTATTGCCTATATATACAGGGGCGGGCCTAGTAACTtctatatacattttaattttatatataaattactaatagtctaatatatatgtgtagGTCTATGATCAAGTACGAATTGACCTTAGCGTGCGACCTACAGATTGATTACACCGCACTTACTATATGATTGCACTGCAAAGGTTCTCCGGGGAGCGAACCATTACAGTGCAATCATGTAATAGTGACGAcgattatgtatgtatgtatatatatatatatatatatatatatatatatagggttgcactcccatgcgaactgtcgcccaggtaagaaatgagaacgctccacagccgtccacttgtccagatcaacaaatcagaTGCAACtgtcgcccaggtaagaaatgcgTACTGTCGCCCAGgaattttcgtaaataactggaactttggtgcacctagcttcacttataagtgcacctaatttCACTTAAAAGTACACCTAGTTTcattacaagtgcacatattttcgcacctattttcacttacaagtgcaagtaatttactttgttaatattcatgcacctattttcgcaaatactttcacttacaaatgcaagtaatttacgttgttaatattcatacacctgggtgcaacctaggtgcacctagttataacattaggtgcacttagtattgatactcaatgtacaattcacttgcatctgtaatacattctacttgcatctgcaatacattttacttgcacttgtgcaagtaatttactttggtaacattcatgcacctaggttcAACCAATGTGCACCTatttataacattatgtgcacttagatatgatgctcagtgtacaatttacttgcacttgtaatacattttacttgcacgtgtgcacctattttcacttacaaatgcaagtaatttaccatattaacatttatgcatctgggtgcacctaaatgcatctagttataactatacatgcacctagttataacgttatgtgcaactacattccggacacgtggcgcgctgtgattcgtccgcatttctctcctgggcggccagtacgcatttgaatgcgatcctatatatatatatatatatatatatatatatacacatatatatatatgtatatatacatatatatacacatatatatatatgtatatatatatatatgtatacatatatatatatatatgtatacatatatatgtatacatatatatatgtatatatatatacatacatatgtatatatacatatatatatatgtgtatatatatatatatatatataaaggaggTGGGTGCTAGGACTCTAGTGATTGTATTTCATTAGGTTTCTCTCTTCTAGCATTACTATATTATCTTTGTATTGTTATGTGTAATGTTAATAGATTCAATCCTCATCTAGTATCAGAAGTATCCAGATTTTTTTCGAATGGCATACTCGACTAATCCTAACAGCTCTGCTAATGACTCTAAGCGGACTGTTTTTGCCATTGCTGACATTCCTCCCACTCCATCGACCAATTCCCTCTCCTCTTTGCATCATTTTGTATCCATCAAGTTAACGACGCGTAACTATCTCTTCTGGAGGACTCAGATGATTCCATTCCTCCGCGGCCAGAACCTTCTTGGGTTTGTAGATGGCACGCTTCCGTGCCCGGTGGTCTCTGTTCCAGCTACGACGTCAGAGTCGACAGCTGACAACAGCTCCGGCATCTCTGTAGCTTCGGCGCACTCGCACTGGCTTTGACAAGATCAATGATACATCTAATTCTTAACCTCTTTTTAGCCCTCATTTTAACCAATTTTGCTAACAAAGTGCTTTAACTTGAGTAGAATctatgacttgtttgtgtgaTTTGATGTTCTTAGATAAAAATAGGTCACAACGAGTCATTATGAGGTTTTTTGGAGCATAATGGAACAAGTTTGGAAGCCAAGATGTCACTCAAGGAGGATCGGAGCAGAGGGACGCGAAGCGGGAGAGAAAGCTGGAAAAATGGCCTCACACGACCGTGTGCAAGGCCGTTTGCCCCCATTGCCAAATTTGCTCAGCAGCGACACCACACGACCGTGTGAGAGGTCGTTTGCTCTTATTTTTGCACAGTATTTAAGCtatttttctgcattttgtgCCGATGTTCGAATCCTAGCTAGCTTAGAATGACTTTTCCTCATTTCCATAGCATTTATTAGCCTAGATTAGCTTAGATCTATACTTTGAAACACTTGTGAACATTTATTTCAAGGATTTGGAGTAGATTACAACAACTCTTCTTCATCATTTAATAGTAAAACTCTCatttcctcttcttcatctcttATTTACTCTTATTGCACTTTTATGATTTCTACGCTTGATATTGCTATGTTTACCTTACATATGAGTGAGTAGTATTTTAtttgggttagattaggtgattattgcttctattgatgctatttatgtgattattgtTTATATTGATGCaatttatgtgattattgcataaaggggatgaacacccatttagggttcttgagtttgaattgggttttaATTCTATCTTTCAATAATTATTGCGCAGTGATTGTTgattgtctttggaaagtctttcatctcaatgggaATAGGATAGAAGACTTGAGCcttcccaatctcaaacccaatttcccttctatggaaataggggtagattggggcttacaaagtttttgttcttaaagaacttgggttgatacaccatggaaatggggcaaCCCTTGTTCTAATTTTTGTGGAAATTTGGATTCTTTAGTTCTTGCCTCAAGAACCGggttaatgttcttcccccaatcTAAGTGTCaaatgcatcaatagagtaatacacctaATTTAACCCATCTTTCCCAATTGAATTTCATCCTAGATTTAATCTTGTTTACCCTTTAatccaaaataccaaaaatattatagtttaaaCTCCAAACCGAACATGATTTATTTGGATCTTTATGGATTCCAATACCTTGGTGCCTAGAATTTAGGTAACTGCTCTCTACGTGCCATAAACCCCAATCTCCAGTGGAACGAGAATACATACCCATTTTCATATCACCACTAAACATACATCAATCAAGCAGTGCTCTCCTTGTTGATTTCGGCAATGTCTGAGGAGACGATGCATCTCGCTATTGGCCATCCGACTTCTCGCCAGTTGTGGTTGGCAATTGAGCGCTCGTTGGGTTTTTCGGCGCAGGCTCGAACTCTCCGTTTACTTGGTGAATTGCAGGGGCTGCGACATGGGGGTCTATCGATTTCCGACTACCTCAATCGTGCCTAGATTCTGGTAGATGATTTGGCGCTCGCTGGCCGACCTGTCTCGCTAGACGATTAGAATTTATATGTTTTTCGTGGATTGCATGTTGAATTTCGGTCGCTAGTGGCGTCTCTGACGCGTGGTGCTCCGGTCACTTTGGAGAAATTGTCTGAATTTTTGGTTCACCAAGAATTTATATTTGTTGATGATAGGGTGGACCTGGGCGCTCCAAAGGTGATGGCAGTTCGTCGTGGTGGCCGGACTGGTGGCGCTCAACAGCAGCAGCGAAGTAGTCACCATGGTGGCTCGTTTGGTGGTCGGGGTTGCTGGAACCGGAGTTGTAGACGTGGTGGTCAGTCCAGGTCTACTGGTCTGCGGTGTCAAATATGTACTAGTCAAGGTCATTCAGCTTTGACTTGTTATCGCAGGTACTCTGAGTCTCTAGGTCTGCATGCGAATTTGGCTTTTTCGTCGGATGGTGCCAGTTCAGTGGGTTCTCATAAGTGGTTTCCTGATACTGGGGCCACTAACCATGCGACACCCGATGCTTCTGTGATGTCGTCTACTAGCAGTTATGATGGTCTAGACACTCTCCGCGTCAGTAATGGTACAGGTTTGCCAATTATTAGTGTTGGTTCTGCTTCGTTAGCCTCCTCTTCTAGGTTATTTAAGTTAAATGATGTCTTGCATGTCCCTGGTTTATCGTCTTCATTGTTGTTTGTCCAGAAATTTGCTAGGGATAATGACGTGTTTTTTGAATTTCACTACTTGTGTTTCTTTGTGAAGGATCGTTTAACCAAGGAGATACTTTTTAAAGGGGGTGCGTCGGGTGGCTTGTATTCCTTGCCAAGTTTGAAGTCTGTTCCTACTACGTTTGTTGCTGCTCGTGTGTCTTGTCTACTTGGCACATACGACTTGGTCACCCTCACTTGCGAGTTTTGCGTCAAATTTTACAGTCTTCTGTTAGTTCGTTTAATACTAGTGATTTGTCGAGTGTCTGTTCTGGTTGTCAGTTATGAAATCTTCCCATTTTCCTTTATCTCGTTGATAAGtaaatatttgatcatattttcaCTCCatgtttaatgtttatttttttcactAATCATTAAGATTATGTTCATAATGTCCTCATTGAGATTAATAGATTGCAATTTGATCAAAtttgaagaaggaaaaataattgAGCATAATTATGATATTAGGTAGTACTAattttatcatcatcatcattatcattattattattattattatcattattattattattattattattattattattattaactacatAATTATTTTGTAGTGATTATGGAATGCAAAGATGATGAAAATGGCCTAGGTGGATCAATGGATGATATTTTATGAGCCAAGATGacaaaagagagaagaagacaaaagaTGTTGAGGATGATAGTGACAAGAGGAGGATTTTCAAGAGCAATGGGTGAAATATTAAATTGCATGGAGACAAGAATGAATTCTGAAAAGTTGAAGCAAATTAAAGAGGATGATGTACTGGTAGTGCGCTGCGTATGCCCTGCGCTGTACGAAGGATCCcatttttcttctccattttgaGGCCTATAAAAGGCCTCCTCCTCTCCTAAATCAGAACGTAGAGCAAAacacttgtttttcttttctttcatttcttttctttgttttgtattttcttctttatttaatttatgcaATGTTtcctttactttattttcttcttcatttaaATTATGCAAGTTTATTTTCCTTATGCTTTATGCAtttactcttcttcttcttttaatttattttccttatgtttaTTTAGTTTAGTTTGGGTTTGAGgtaggaatttattatttatcttgaaTGCTACCTTTTTAACAATTTCATAAGGGGAAGATTTATAATCTTGAATCATAAGCTTGTACAAGGAGATTTTTTTGCATCTTGTTAATAATTACTAGCTATTTTTATTGGCAAGTAATTGGAGAGTTCTTGCTACAACGGGAGTTGGGTAAAAACTCAAGTCACCTCTTGTACAACTCAAATATCTCACTACGGGAGTAGGGAACGAATTGGAGGGCCTAATATACCGAGGAGCTTCAAGAGCTCGAGGTTGAGTCACACATACTGTGATAAATCtcttgctctaattcaaggGACGGAATGGTCTTGAATTCATTAGTGTATGGCTCTCTTGATACATGATTATTGTTCTCCCTAATCTATGAGTATATGTAGCATCTTGATAAGTAATAATGCATAGTTTAAATCCCATCTTTATTTCTTATGTTTTAGTTTGTTAGTTAATTTATGTTTACGATTGTGCTTGGATTCTCGTTAGTGGGTTAAAATGCTCCAAAAGTAAATAATTGCACAAGTACGTGCCATAACGCCAATCCCTAGCGGAACGACAAAACTAAACCCGAACTATATCTCATTTTTTACAACGATCACTCGTGTTTCGACTTCTAGTTCTCGTGTTTTGGAATTGAtctatactgatatttggggcctTGCGTCGTTACTTTATGTGAATGATTTcaagtattttgtattatttgttgatgattttatGCGTTATGTTTGGTCTTATCCTATGCGTGCAACATCTGATTTATATTCCATATTTAAGCAGTTTCGGTCACTAGTTGAACGTTCGTTTTCCACCAAAATTGTTTATATTCAATCGGATTTAGTGGGAGAATACAAAAAGCTCCACGCTACTCTAACCGCTCTTGGTATATGACATAGGCAGTCTTGTGCGTATACACACGAACAAAATGGTAGGGTCGAACGTAGGCATAGGCGTCTGTTCCTCCTCGGTTTTGGGACTATGCGTTTGAGACGATTGTTtatcttattaacaaaatgtcGACTCGTGTCTTAAATAATGAGTCTCCTCACTTGCATTTACATCGTTCGCCACCCTCATACTCGTTTCTTTAGGTTTTTGGCTACCTCTGTTTTCCGTTGCTCCGTCCctataatcgtcataaactgCAGTTTTGGTCTTCTCCTTGTGTGTTCTTGGGGTATCCTAACTCTTTCCGAGGCTATCGTTGTCTAGATATTAACACTAATAAGGTATTTCTCTGTCGCCATGTGCATTTTGATGAATCTATTTTTACTTTTGCTGTCTATAGCTCTGTGCAGGCTCTGGTGTTGTCTCCTGCTCCGCCATGGGGTGTGGCTACTCTACCCACTCTACTGGAGAATGCGTGTGTTACCACTAGAGACCCTGTGGTCGTTCCTTCTTATGGGTGCAGTGTTCTAGTGACCGCACGGTTACCGCTAAAGCGCGACCTGTTCGTTCTCGACGGGGTAGGTGTCCTGCGTCGCAGCTGATGTCTTTGATTCTTAACCATTATTCACTCactattttagtttttttttatagtaattgCCTAATTCTTAATCGCAAATTGATACTCTTAATACCAGTGAAGATCACTCGagtttgatgttttttttagtCCTATACTTTCAAATTGGATTCCGTAGTCCTCCAAGTTTCAATTTTTGACCATCCATGGTCCAAGTTAATCACCatggttaaaatttaatagttgaaggaccatggtgATTAACTTGGACCATGGATGGTCAAAAATTGAAACTCAGAGGACTATAGAAtccaatttgaaagtttaggactatagATGACAAAATCATCAAACTCGATGGACCTTGGCTGGTATTAACtcctcttttatatatttggtgtcTACAGGTGCAACTGCCTAAAACGagtagcaaaggaagaattttggaatgttttggatcaattttggaagCAAAGGAATTTACTTAAGGAAGGAAAGGAACAACGGAGCtcaaaaggaaacaagaatcaAAATTGGAAGCTGCCGTGAGGCCCATCTGTCTGCTATTTATTCTGCGAATTTCTGCAACTTTAGGtggttcccaaccctagttagttttaggttatttctcctcttctctttagatttccctagcatagtttagattagttttacattagattatttaatttcaagcttggaatcacggattagagttggatttgttcttcattattagtaaagttctcttctttcctttagttatttttttttcagatttcttgcaatatttatgatgatttattattgctttgctttgtttatttttatgatgCGTGTGTAGTTaacttttgggtttggattagggttctattactattcttgatgctaggtttatgattattgcataaaggggatagtTTATTTACCTatggtttttatgtttgaattagATTATAAATTCcccttattgataattgatgcgcaactTTTATCGATTTGCTTTGGAGAGGTATTATTACAATGAAAGTTGGATGAAAaactcagcctaaccaatttcaaacccaattttcctactatgagaataggggtagtttcggggcttataatgcttgtGTGTTTCAAGGGTTAGGAATGATGCATCATGAAAATTGGGCAATCCTACTCTAATTCTTGTTTGTTGATTGCGAAAGTAGCTTGaacttgaattcttatgtgTATTGCCAataatcccttggttaattgttttccccATATTCATAGATTGTTAGTGCATCAAGAtagcaatacccctaatctggacccattcttttatcatatagttatcccttgtttaatttgcatttctttatttccattccttaatcttagttgcttggattctagcgAATTCCAagact from Ipomoea triloba cultivar NCNSP0323 chromosome 6, ASM357664v1 includes:
- the LOC116022096 gene encoding protein SIEVE ELEMENT OCCLUSION B-like, with amino-acid sequence MFRVPNFYMVDDPPSVDPTVIRVLKEKFLINFQEGPPIVVAVGPSGRVVHPNALPMIWTWGSKAFPLTSQNEESLRNTETSKKVELLIKDLDDKLLKMVQEGKKSICLYGGDNLEWIIQFASKAKEVVKYTSVYVELEMFFLGKSTDSVSKMEMIIPYIYSNRLVSESPKLSGAKVLSFWDNLQRMLLSRAQYLSKKNSTSVYDDEVLQGLGKLLDKSGREGWAMFIKGNHIALIGDKGLSMTTLNDFTKWNRDVVELRGFEGILKYLWESLEAVSPSDRPCCHLHFQHELSDEMVENIKCPECHRRLGKSTAFLCHNSPMSKIAMYMPRYI